In one window of Marinifilum sp. JC120 DNA:
- a CDS encoding radical SAM protein, giving the protein MSDNLRIDSHKMHLHPRRVADWLEGENIYPVYMELSPAGACNHRCKFCGLDFAGYKPDFLNTEILTARLSEMGKLGVKSIMYAGEGEPLLHKDMDQIIRATKEAGIDVALTSNAVLLDEKNSAKIMPYTSWIKVSLNGGTPGTYSRIHGTQENDFQRVLKNLETAANIREKQQAKCTLGVQLVLLPENEGEVETLAGLTRDAGMDYLVIKPYSHHPQSICTEYKDISYTDCSELEELLQSYKTDSFNVIFRSETMKIWDGRKRDYKHCNALPFWSYIDSKGNVWGCSIYLNDDNFLYGNIHENSFEEIWTGKKRAASFKWCAENLNPQQCRVNCRMDKINAYLWELKNPGDHVNFI; this is encoded by the coding sequence ATGAGCGATAATTTGCGTATAGATTCCCACAAAATGCACCTGCACCCGCGCCGGGTGGCAGACTGGCTGGAAGGGGAAAATATTTATCCAGTATACATGGAGCTTAGTCCTGCCGGAGCCTGCAATCACCGTTGCAAATTCTGCGGCCTCGACTTTGCCGGATACAAGCCCGACTTTCTCAACACGGAAATCCTGACTGCAAGACTAAGCGAAATGGGGAAACTAGGAGTAAAAAGCATCATGTATGCGGGAGAAGGTGAACCTCTGCTGCACAAGGATATGGACCAGATCATCCGCGCCACCAAGGAAGCAGGGATTGACGTTGCCCTAACCAGCAACGCAGTGCTGCTGGATGAAAAAAACTCCGCTAAAATAATGCCTTACACCAGTTGGATCAAGGTCAGCCTGAACGGGGGAACTCCCGGAACATACTCCCGTATTCACGGCACGCAGGAAAATGATTTTCAGCGCGTGCTCAAAAATCTGGAAACAGCTGCCAATATCCGTGAAAAACAGCAGGCCAAATGTACTTTGGGAGTACAGTTGGTGCTGCTGCCTGAAAATGAAGGGGAAGTGGAGACTCTGGCCGGACTGACCCGTGACGCGGGCATGGACTATCTGGTAATCAAGCCCTACTCCCATCATCCTCAGAGCATTTGTACCGAGTACAAAGACATAAGCTACACTGATTGCAGCGAACTTGAAGAACTTTTGCAAAGCTACAAAACGGACAGCTTCAACGTAATCTTCCGTAGCGAAACCATGAAAATTTGGGACGGACGTAAACGCGACTACAAACATTGCAACGCCCTGCCCTTCTGGTCCTACATTGATTCCAAGGGCAATGTCTGGGGATGCAGTATTTACCTCAACGATGACAATTTCCTCTACGGAAATATTCATGAAAACAGCTTTGAAGAAATCTGGACCGGAAAAAAACGGGCAGCATCCTTCAAATGGTGTGCCGAGAATCTTAATCCGCAGCAGTGCCGCGTCAACTGCCGCATGGACAAGATTAACGCTTATCTCTGGGAGCTTAAAAATCCCGGTGATCATGTAAATTTTATATAG
- a CDS encoding SIS domain-containing protein, with protein sequence MWNKHTENLQNCLSSIQVSGNNCCPEGCDQAFSVWKNMTEKLREQGKIIYLIGNGASASMASHFSADLAKNAHVHTQVFTDLALITALANDISYDQVFVEPLKRRLTPNDMLVAISSSGNSPNVLNACRFAAETGASVVTLSAMSPENNLRSIGDINFWLPAETYGMAETGHSCILHYWMDSVSIPTP encoded by the coding sequence TTGTGGAATAAGCATACAGAAAATTTACAGAATTGCCTAAGTTCTATTCAAGTAAGTGGTAACAATTGCTGCCCCGAGGGTTGTGATCAGGCTTTTAGTGTATGGAAAAACATGACTGAGAAACTTCGTGAGCAGGGCAAAATTATTTACCTGATCGGCAACGGGGCAAGTGCATCCATGGCCAGCCACTTTTCCGCCGACCTTGCAAAAAATGCCCATGTGCACACGCAGGTTTTTACCGATCTGGCACTTATTACCGCCCTTGCCAACGATATTTCCTACGATCAGGTCTTTGTGGAGCCACTCAAGCGCAGACTCACTCCCAATGATATGCTGGTCGCCATCAGCAGCTCCGGCAACTCACCCAATGTGCTCAATGCCTGCCGCTTTGCCGCTGAAACCGGGGCTTCGGTGGTCACCCTCAGTGCCATGTCCCCGGAAAACAATTTGCGTTCCATCGGCGACATCAATTTTTGGCTGCCTGCTGAGACATACGGCATGGCCGAAACCGGACATTCCTGCATTTTGCATTACTGGATGGATTCCGTTTCCATTCCCACCCCGTAA
- a CDS encoding cytidyltransferase, with product MASADSKIKNISELAEISKELRESGKRIVLCHGVFDLLHIGHIRYFNQAKEHGEILIVTLTPDRYVDKGPDRPAFTEILRAEALASLGETDYVAINEWPTAEETLRTIRPHVYAKGDEFKDIENDPLGKIGKEADVVREIGAELVFTSDIVYSSSNLINRYLNRNSEELDEYLKMFRNRYQLDDLLGHLERMQDLKVLVIGDTILDEYQIASTLGKSSKDPILALKYQSHELYAGGALAVANHVANFAGKVTLLTMLGEKERYEDFICKKLDSKIKPRFFTRQGGPTTLKRRFIDNYSLSKVMEIYVMDDSPLPEKVEQEICAELEDMISGYDLVLAADFGHGLISPAVVDLLTKKSPYLAVNTQANAGNRGFNTIGKYPQMDFFSLAEHELRLETRDQMNELRPLLIETGDRLKSKICLVTQGSRGCSLYNPDSEFVRIPSFQSNVVDRVGAGDALFSIASMSACMGLHEELVGFLGNIAGSLAVQIMGNDRAIDKQSMRKYITATMK from the coding sequence ATGGCCAGTGCGGACAGTAAGATAAAAAATATTTCAGAACTTGCGGAAATCTCCAAAGAGTTGCGAGAGAGCGGTAAACGAATCGTGCTCTGTCACGGCGTATTCGACCTGCTGCACATCGGACACATCCGCTATTTCAATCAGGCCAAGGAACACGGCGAGATACTGATCGTCACTCTGACCCCGGACCGCTACGTGGACAAAGGCCCGGATCGCCCGGCCTTCACTGAAATTCTGCGCGCCGAAGCCCTCGCCTCGCTTGGTGAAACCGATTACGTAGCCATTAATGAATGGCCTACTGCCGAAGAAACTCTGCGCACCATTCGCCCGCATGTTTATGCCAAAGGCGATGAATTTAAAGATATCGAGAACGATCCGCTGGGCAAGATCGGCAAGGAAGCTGACGTGGTCCGCGAGATCGGTGCTGAACTGGTCTTCACATCGGACATTGTCTACAGCTCCTCCAATCTGATCAACCGCTATTTGAACCGCAATAGCGAAGAACTGGACGAGTACCTGAAAATGTTCCGTAACCGCTATCAACTCGATGACCTGCTGGGTCATCTGGAACGCATGCAGGACCTCAAGGTACTCGTCATTGGAGATACTATCCTTGATGAATACCAGATTGCTTCCACACTGGGGAAATCTTCCAAAGATCCCATCCTTGCCCTCAAGTACCAGTCCCATGAACTTTATGCCGGGGGCGCACTGGCCGTAGCCAATCACGTAGCCAACTTTGCCGGGAAAGTAACCCTGCTGACCATGCTCGGTGAAAAAGAACGCTACGAAGATTTTATCTGTAAAAAGCTGGATTCCAAAATCAAGCCCCGCTTTTTCACCCGTCAGGGCGGGCCGACCACCCTTAAGCGCAGGTTCATTGACAACTATTCCTTGAGCAAAGTCATGGAAATCTACGTCATGGATGACAGCCCGCTGCCGGAAAAGGTGGAACAGGAGATCTGCGCCGAGCTGGAAGACATGATTTCTGGTTACGATCTAGTGCTTGCTGCCGACTTTGGTCACGGATTGATAAGCCCTGCGGTCGTTGATTTGCTTACAAAAAAATCGCCCTACCTTGCGGTAAACACGCAGGCCAATGCCGGAAACCGGGGATTCAATACCATCGGCAAATATCCGCAGATGGACTTTTTCTCACTGGCTGAACACGAATTGCGTCTTGAAACCCGCGATCAGATGAATGAACTGCGCCCCCTGCTCATTGAAACCGGAGATCGCCTGAAGAGCAAAATTTGTTTGGTCACACAGGGCAGTCGTGGCTGTTCGCTATACAATCCGGACAGTGAGTTCGTGCGTATACCTTCCTTTCAGTCCAATGTGGTGGACCGGGTCGGTGCCGGGGACGCGCTGTTTTCCATTGCGTCCATGTCCGCCTGCATGGGACTGCACGAAGAACTGGTCGGCTTCCTCGGCAATATTGCCGGATCGCTGGCTGTGCAGATCATGGGTAATGACCGGGCAATCGACAAACAATCCATGCGCAAATACATAACCGCGACCATGAAATAA
- a CDS encoding N-acetylneuraminic acid synthase has product MPSITNNTIPLFIAEVSSNHGCDLERCYEFIDTAARIGCGAVKFQLFRIEELFAPEVLTQSKEHRERKQWELPEQFIPLLAQHCQERKIEFSCTPFYLDAVEVLTPHVDFFKIASYELLWTDLLEKCAASGKPVVLSTGMADMAEINTAVKTLRDANCVDLTLLHCVSGYPAPVDQANLAAMQTIKNKFNCKIGWSDHTVSEAVIQRAIHKYDARIIELHLDLDEAGAEYKFGHCWLPDQLERMISNVREGMAADGDGIKVPVQVEIPDRQWRADPADGLRPLKSIRKTWKPE; this is encoded by the coding sequence GTGCCCAGCATAACCAATAATACCATCCCCCTCTTCATAGCCGAAGTCTCCAGCAACCACGGCTGCGACCTTGAACGCTGCTATGAATTCATCGACACCGCCGCACGCATCGGCTGCGGTGCGGTCAAGTTCCAGCTATTCAGGATTGAAGAACTCTTTGCCCCGGAGGTTCTCACGCAAAGCAAAGAACACCGGGAGCGCAAGCAATGGGAACTCCCTGAACAATTCATTCCCTTACTGGCCCAGCATTGCCAAGAACGTAAAATAGAATTTTCATGCACCCCATTCTATCTTGATGCTGTCGAAGTTCTGACTCCGCACGTAGACTTTTTTAAAATCGCCTCCTATGAGTTGCTTTGGACTGACCTGCTTGAAAAATGTGCAGCCAGTGGCAAGCCCGTGGTGCTTTCCACCGGTATGGCTGATATGGCCGAAATAAATACCGCAGTGAAAACTCTGCGCGATGCGAACTGCGTTGACTTGACCCTTCTTCACTGCGTCTCCGGCTACCCTGCTCCGGTTGATCAGGCCAATCTTGCGGCCATGCAAACCATAAAAAATAAATTCAATTGCAAAATCGGATGGTCTGATCATACAGTAAGCGAAGCTGTCATCCAGCGGGCAATTCATAAATATGACGCCCGGATAATTGAACTGCATCTCGATCTTGACGAGGCCGGGGCCGAATACAAATTCGGGCATTGCTGGCTGCCGGATCAGCTTGAAAGAATGATCAGCAACGTTCGCGAAGGTATGGCTGCGGACGGAGACGGAATCAAAGTCCCGGTACAAGTGGAAATCCCGGACCGTCAGTGGCGGGCTGATCCTGCGGACGGGCTGCGCCCCTTGAAATCAATAAGAAAGACATGGAAACCAGAATAA
- a CDS encoding exo-alpha-sialidase: MLKKRPKLSVSIIDTKRITPQEWDGYQSFPTITDVNGELLVGFRRAVNISDDLRQRMDHGMAGDIYTTRSTDGGQTFDRPQLVISHAQERTNEHDALVTHLGNERVLLISRTHTSELRRNYFSLSTDGGKNFPERKPLDLPDGEWSSFGHFIPTLDDEKTFIGSFYNGPGCGTFRFNPESGKISQQTYIYKYFPEYRLNETSIARLPSGRIIALIRQAPCEDGLFKSISDDDGKTWSTPAPIGLYGEAPSIKILPDGRVLAIYRGMIRKNRKCRVTLTISEDEGETWSHPQTLAWYKGGRFHGGYGDLAINNKGQIVAVYYISRKHDGPVVERMVLEVG; encoded by the coding sequence ATGCTTAAGAAACGCCCCAAACTGTCTGTCTCAATCATCGACACTAAACGAATCACCCCGCAGGAATGGGACGGCTACCAATCTTTCCCGACCATCACCGATGTGAACGGAGAATTGCTGGTGGGCTTTCGCAGGGCAGTAAACATCAGCGATGATCTGCGACAGAGAATGGATCACGGCATGGCAGGTGATATCTACACCACCCGCTCCACTGACGGCGGGCAGACTTTTGACCGCCCGCAACTAGTCATCAGTCACGCTCAAGAACGGACCAACGAGCATGACGCACTGGTTACCCATTTGGGCAATGAGCGGGTGCTGCTCATCTCGCGCACCCATACCTCTGAACTACGCCGAAACTATTTTTCCTTGAGCACTGACGGCGGCAAGAACTTTCCAGAGCGCAAACCGCTGGACCTCCCCGATGGCGAATGGTCCTCCTTCGGGCATTTCATCCCTACTCTTGATGATGAAAAAACGTTTATCGGTTCATTTTATAATGGTCCGGGCTGCGGCACTTTCCGCTTTAACCCGGAAAGCGGAAAAATCTCCCAGCAAACGTACATCTACAAATATTTTCCAGAATACAGGCTCAATGAAACATCCATTGCCCGCCTGCCTTCAGGCAGGATAATAGCCCTTATACGTCAGGCCCCCTGCGAGGACGGCCTATTCAAATCCATTTCCGATGATGACGGCAAAACATGGTCCACCCCGGCTCCCATCGGCCTTTACGGTGAGGCCCCGTCTATCAAAATTCTGCCAGACGGACGGGTGCTGGCAATCTACCGGGGCATGATCCGCAAGAACCGGAAATGCCGGGTAACCCTGACCATCTCCGAAGACGAGGGAGAAACATGGAGCCACCCCCAGACCCTAGCATGGTATAAAGGCGGCCGTTTCCACGGCGGTTACGGAGATCTGGCAATAAACAACAAGGGACAGATTGTGGCGGTCTACTATATTTCAAGGAAGCATGATGGACCTGTTGTTGAGCGGATGGTGCTGGAGGTGGGCTAA